The following coding sequences are from one Comamonas koreensis window:
- a CDS encoding response regulator, whose amino-acid sequence MRILLVEDEQDLAHWMARTLAQQSGIVVDWVGDGQMADLRLQQEDFDAVVLDLGLPGIDGRTVLERMRERDDRTPVLVLTARDSLAERVGTLKNGADDFLAKPFLLDELEARLQALVRRSRGREHPRLSCGPLQFDVAAQRFSMAGDALPVTPREHAVLLALIQRSGEPVNKQSILDRVFLGDRDVNLQVIEVLVFRLRKKLLGRGVQIVTLRGLGYCLEETQDSGVTSAALQDP is encoded by the coding sequence ATGCGAATCCTGTTGGTGGAGGATGAACAAGATCTGGCGCACTGGATGGCCCGAACGTTGGCGCAGCAGTCGGGCATCGTCGTGGACTGGGTGGGCGATGGGCAGATGGCAGATCTGCGCCTGCAGCAGGAAGACTTTGATGCGGTAGTGCTGGACCTGGGTCTGCCTGGCATCGATGGCCGCACCGTGCTGGAGCGCATGCGCGAGCGCGATGACCGCACACCCGTCCTGGTGCTGACCGCGCGGGACTCCCTGGCTGAGCGCGTCGGCACGCTCAAAAATGGTGCTGACGACTTTCTGGCCAAACCCTTCTTGCTCGATGAGTTGGAGGCGCGCCTGCAGGCCCTGGTTCGCCGCAGCCGCGGGCGCGAGCACCCTCGGCTGTCCTGCGGGCCGCTGCAGTTTGATGTCGCTGCGCAGCGCTTTTCGATGGCGGGCGATGCCTTGCCGGTGACACCCCGAGAGCATGCGGTGTTGCTGGCGCTCATCCAGCGCAGCGGCGAGCCAGTGAACAAGCAAAGTATTTTGGACCGGGTCTTCCTGGGAGACCGGGATGTGAACCTTCAGGTCATTGAGGTACTGGTGTTTCGCCTGCGCAAGAAGCTCTTGGGCCGTGGCGTGCAGATTGTCACCTTGCGCGGTCTGGGCTACTGCCTGGAAGAAACGCAGGAC
- a CDS encoding 3-deoxy-7-phosphoheptulonate synthase produces the protein MTQQAQPTSDAWYRGVEKTSQTDDQRIKDITVLPPPEHLIRFFPINGTPVEALISNTRQNIHNIMSGTDDRLLVIIGPCSIHDPQAALEYARRLKAVRKQYEGSLEIVMRVYFEKPRTTVGWKGLINDPYLDESYRIDEGLRIARQLLIEINRQGVPAGSEFLDMISPQYIGDLISWGAIGARTTESQVHRELASGISAPVGFKNGTDGNIRIATDAIQSASRPHHFLSVHKNGQVAIVHTKGNTNCHVILRGGKTPNYDAAHVAAACKDLEAAHLPATLMVDCSHANSSKQHEKQKEVARDIAQQIEGGSRSVFGVMIESHLQAGAQKFTPGKNDPDSLEYGKSITDACLGWDDSLETLAELSDAVQARRVRANTEETAAATV, from the coding sequence ATGACTCAGCAAGCCCAACCCACAAGCGATGCTTGGTATCGCGGTGTCGAGAAAACAAGCCAAACCGACGACCAACGTATCAAGGACATTACTGTGCTGCCGCCACCCGAGCATCTGATTCGCTTTTTCCCCATCAACGGCACACCCGTTGAAGCGCTGATCAGCAACACCCGCCAAAACATCCACAACATCATGTCCGGCACGGATGACCGCCTGCTGGTCATCATCGGCCCCTGCTCGATCCATGATCCGCAAGCCGCGCTGGAATATGCCCGCCGCCTCAAGGCTGTGCGCAAGCAGTACGAAGGCTCCTTGGAGATCGTCATGCGCGTCTACTTCGAAAAGCCGCGCACCACGGTGGGCTGGAAGGGCCTGATCAACGACCCCTACCTCGATGAGAGCTACCGCATCGACGAAGGCCTGCGCATTGCCCGCCAGCTGCTGATCGAGATCAACCGCCAGGGTGTGCCCGCTGGCAGCGAGTTCCTGGACATGATCTCGCCCCAGTACATTGGCGACCTGATCAGCTGGGGCGCGATTGGCGCGCGCACGACGGAGAGCCAGGTGCACCGCGAACTGGCCTCGGGCATCTCGGCGCCGGTGGGCTTCAAGAACGGCACCGATGGCAATATCCGCATCGCCACTGACGCGATCCAGTCGGCCAGCCGCCCGCACCATTTCCTGTCGGTGCACAAGAACGGCCAGGTCGCCATCGTGCACACCAAGGGCAATACCAACTGCCACGTGATTCTGCGCGGCGGCAAGACCCCCAACTACGACGCCGCCCATGTGGCCGCTGCCTGCAAGGACCTGGAGGCCGCGCACCTGCCCGCCACCTTGATGGTGGACTGCAGCCATGCCAACAGCAGCAAGCAGCACGAGAAGCAAAAAGAGGTGGCGCGCGATATCGCCCAGCAGATCGAAGGCGGCTCGCGCAGTGTCTTCGGCGTGATGATCGAGAGCCACTTGCAAGCCGGTGCGCAAAAGTTCACCCCGGGCAAGAACGACCCGGACAGCCTGGAGTACGGCAAGAGCATCACCGATGCCTGCCTGGGCTGGGACGACTCGCTGGAGACGCTGGCCGAGCTGTCCGACGCGGTGCAGGCCCGCCGCGTGCGCGCAAATACCGAGGAGACCGCCGCTGCAACGGTGTAA
- the tldD gene encoding metalloprotease TldD, with protein MNAPFDLAVAKPLAASTEQRLDIARSLLLTPFGLDDSHLARALADIRAHKVDDADLYFQYTRAEGWSLEEGIVKTGSFSIDQGVGVRAVSGEKTAFAYSDDISLASLLDAAHTVRSIGAQSQSRQVKVPAKKIALSRSLYPDLDPISTLDSTAKVALLEKVEKLARAKDPRVKQVMAGLAAEHDVVLVARADGTLAADVRPLVRLSVTVIAESKSRREVGSAGGGGRFGLAYFDDALVQQYVDEAVKAALVNLESRPAPAGVMTVVLGPGWPGVLLHEAVGHGLEGDFNRKGSSAFSGMIGQRVAAKGVTVLDDGTIADRRGSLNVDDEGQPTQRNVLIEDGILKGYIQDAMNARLMKVKPTGNGRRESYAHIPMPRMTNTYMLGGDKDPQEIIASIKKGLYATNFGGGQVDITSGKFVFSASEAYWVENGKIQYPVKGATIVGSGPECLKHVSMIGNDMRLDSGVGTCGKEGQSVPVGVGQPTICIDGLTVGGTA; from the coding sequence ATGAATGCACCTTTTGACCTTGCTGTGGCCAAGCCGCTGGCGGCTTCTACCGAACAACGACTGGATATAGCGCGCAGCCTGCTGCTGACGCCTTTTGGTCTGGATGACAGCCATCTGGCGCGCGCGCTGGCGGATATCCGCGCCCACAAGGTGGACGATGCAGACCTGTACTTCCAGTACACCCGGGCCGAAGGCTGGAGCCTGGAAGAGGGCATCGTCAAGACGGGCTCCTTCTCGATCGACCAGGGCGTGGGCGTGCGCGCGGTGTCCGGCGAGAAGACGGCTTTTGCCTATTCGGACGACATCTCGCTGGCATCGCTGCTGGATGCTGCCCATACGGTGCGCAGCATTGGCGCGCAAAGCCAGTCGCGCCAGGTCAAGGTGCCTGCCAAGAAGATTGCGCTGAGCCGCTCGCTCTACCCCGATCTGGACCCGATCTCCACGCTCGACAGCACCGCCAAGGTCGCCTTGCTGGAGAAGGTCGAAAAGCTGGCCCGCGCCAAGGACCCGCGCGTCAAGCAGGTGATGGCAGGTCTCGCCGCTGAGCACGATGTGGTGCTGGTGGCCCGTGCCGATGGCACCTTGGCTGCCGACGTGCGTCCGCTGGTGCGCCTGTCGGTCACGGTGATTGCCGAGAGCAAGAGCCGCCGCGAAGTGGGCTCGGCCGGCGGCGGTGGCCGCTTTGGTCTGGCCTATTTTGACGATGCACTGGTGCAGCAGTATGTGGACGAGGCCGTGAAGGCGGCCCTGGTCAACCTGGAATCGCGCCCCGCGCCTGCTGGCGTGATGACCGTGGTCCTGGGCCCGGGCTGGCCCGGTGTGCTGCTGCATGAGGCGGTAGGCCATGGCCTGGAAGGCGACTTCAACCGCAAGGGCTCGAGCGCGTTCAGCGGCATGATTGGCCAGCGCGTGGCGGCCAAGGGTGTGACGGTGTTGGACGACGGCACCATTGCTGACCGCCGCGGCTCGCTCAATGTGGACGACGAGGGCCAGCCGACCCAGCGCAATGTGCTGATCGAAGACGGCATTTTGAAGGGCTATATCCAGGATGCGATGAATGCGCGGCTGATGAAGGTCAAGCCCACCGGCAATGGCCGGCGCGAGAGCTATGCCCACATCCCCATGCCACGCATGACCAACACCTACATGCTGGGTGGCGACAAGGATCCGCAGGAGATCATTGCCTCGATCAAGAAGGGCTTGTACGCGACCAACTTTGGTGGCGGCCAGGTTGATATCACCAGCGGCAAGTTCGTGTTCTCGGCCAGTGAGGCCTACTGGGTGGAAAACGGCAAGATCCAGTACCCCGTCAAGGGCGCCACCATCGTGGGCAGCGGCCCTGAGTGCCTCAAGCACGTCAGCATGATCGGCAATGACATGCGCCTGGACAGCGGCGTGGGCACCTGTGGCAAGGAAGGCCAGAGCGTGCCAGTGGGCGTGGGCCAGCCGACCATTTGTATCGATGGTTTGACGGTGGGCGGTACGGCCTGA
- the rodA gene encoding rod shape-determining protein RodA, which yields MSEVLDKPNLFQRLMPMLRGYDWPLIFIIGALAAIGLTAMYSAGFDHGTRFSDHGRNMLLALGILLVVSQIPPHRLASFALPLYGLGVALLIAVALFGITKKGAQRWVNLGIVIQPSELLKIAMPLMLAWWFQRREGALRPADFVVAFAILVIPVGLIMKQPDLGTSLLVMAAGLAVIYFAGLSWKLIIPPVLIGVIGLLLIAIYGHHLCEDGMDLVVLHEYQRQRVCTLLDPTRDPLGKGFHIIQGMIAIGSGGFMGKGFMAGTQTHLEFIPERTTDFIFAAFSEEFGLAGNLLLIFFFLLLVWRGLAIAMRAPTLFGRLMAGAVAMIFFTYAFVNMGMVSGILPVVGVPLPFVSYGGTAMVTLGLALGILMSVARSQRQLAREQAPRL from the coding sequence ATGTCCGAAGTTCTTGATAAACCGAATCTGTTCCAGCGTCTCATGCCGATGCTGCGCGGTTATGACTGGCCGCTGATCTTCATCATCGGCGCCCTGGCAGCCATCGGACTGACGGCCATGTATTCCGCCGGTTTCGACCATGGCACCCGCTTCTCCGACCATGGCCGCAATATGCTGCTGGCGCTGGGCATCTTGCTGGTGGTGTCGCAGATCCCGCCGCACCGGTTGGCCAGCTTTGCGCTGCCGCTGTATGGCTTGGGCGTTGCGTTGTTGATCGCCGTGGCGCTGTTTGGCATCACGAAGAAGGGTGCGCAGCGCTGGGTGAATCTGGGCATAGTCATCCAGCCCAGTGAGCTGCTGAAGATTGCGATGCCGCTGATGCTGGCCTGGTGGTTCCAGCGCCGCGAAGGCGCCTTGCGCCCGGCCGATTTTGTCGTCGCGTTTGCGATTCTCGTCATCCCGGTCGGCCTGATCATGAAGCAGCCCGACCTGGGAACATCGCTGCTGGTGATGGCTGCGGGCCTGGCGGTAATCTATTTTGCCGGCCTGTCCTGGAAACTGATCATCCCGCCGGTGCTGATTGGCGTCATCGGCCTGCTGCTGATTGCCATCTATGGCCACCACCTTTGCGAAGACGGCATGGATCTGGTGGTGTTGCATGAGTACCAGCGCCAACGCGTCTGCACCTTGCTCGACCCGACCCGGGACCCGCTGGGCAAAGGCTTTCACATCATCCAGGGAATGATTGCCATCGGTTCGGGCGGCTTCATGGGCAAGGGCTTCATGGCCGGCACGCAGACCCATCTGGAGTTCATCCCCGAGCGCACCACGGACTTTATCTTTGCCGCGTTTTCCGAAGAGTTCGGCCTGGCCGGCAACCTGCTGCTGATCTTTTTCTTCCTGCTGCTGGTCTGGCGCGGCCTGGCCATTGCGATGCGCGCGCCCACCTTGTTTGGCCGCCTGATGGCCGGAGCGGTGGCGATGATCTTTTTCACCTACGCCTTCGTCAACATGGGCATGGTCAGCGGCATCCTGCCGGTGGTGGGTGTGCCCCTGCCCTTTGTCAGCTATGGGGGCACGGCCATGGTCACCCTGGGGCTGGCGCTGGGGATCTTGATGTCGGTCGCCCGATCGCAGCGCCAGCTGGCGCGGGAGCAGGCGCCGCGCCTATGA
- a CDS encoding YqiA/YcfP family alpha/beta fold hydrolase has product MTTTHLLYLHGFRSSPQSAKAQRLQRHIEDNHPHVVWSAPQLPASPRQAADLLLQTTRSWAGLPPESLAVVGSSLGGFYASWVAQQLRCKSVMINPSTTPWVTLAQHLGEQTAWHNPEESFYFRPEYLDELQALNVNGQPPAAAQLLIAAMGDEVLHWQDMVARYPAAQLLLDEGSDHALSNFESYLPQIDKFLGW; this is encoded by the coding sequence ATGACGACCACCCACTTGCTCTACCTGCACGGCTTTCGCTCCTCCCCCCAATCGGCCAAGGCCCAGCGCCTGCAGCGCCATATCGAAGACAACCACCCGCACGTGGTGTGGTCAGCCCCCCAGTTGCCCGCCTCGCCCCGGCAAGCGGCCGATCTGCTGCTGCAAACCACCCGCAGCTGGGCCGGCCTGCCACCCGAGAGCCTGGCGGTTGTCGGCTCCTCGCTGGGCGGCTTTTATGCCAGCTGGGTGGCCCAGCAGCTGCGCTGCAAGAGCGTGATGATCAACCCCTCGACAACGCCCTGGGTCACCTTGGCGCAGCACCTGGGCGAGCAAACGGCCTGGCACAACCCGGAAGAATCCTTTTACTTCCGCCCGGAATACCTGGACGAGCTGCAGGCGCTGAACGTCAACGGCCAGCCCCCTGCCGCCGCACAGCTGCTGATTGCCGCCATGGGCGACGAGGTACTGCACTGGCAGGACATGGTCGCGCGCTACCCCGCCGCTCAGCTGCTGCTGGACGAGGGCAGCGACCATGCGCTGTCCAACTTCGAGAGCTATCTGCCGCAGATCGACAAGTTTCTGGGCTGGTAA
- a CDS encoding ribonuclease catalytic domain-containing protein, with the protein MYALFDDAGKFLAGRILSEAESSAQIELDSGKRVKVKAANLLLKFDKPTPAELIAQAQTLSADIDPQLAWEFAPEQEFGFADLARDYFSENASIAEQVAALFTLFEAPHYFRRAGKGRFKKAPAEIVQQALAAIEKKAQIQAQIDGWAAELVNGECPAPVQQQLYKILFRPDKNAPEYKAVVEASRKAQLAPLALLQQAGAIDSSYQFHWQRFLFDNFPKGTGFPAVTAPLPPADLPLATVEAYSIDDSATTEIDDALSVQGLGTGQVIVGVHIAAPGLAIEPGSALDHLGRSRYSTVYMPGYKVTMLPDEVVQIYTLDEGRANPAVSLYVTYDEATLEVLNKETRLERVPVVSNFRYDKLDHIATEAWLTDPALQVEDTPQPLLDKRDELSFLYRLSRHLKAGREVVRGKPENFNRPDYNFRLQGNGDQVPNGSETVQISVRKRGAPLDLIVAEAAIVANSSWGQLLADYGVPGIYRSQASLAPGIKVRMSTKALPHAGIGVKSYVWATSPLRRYTDLVNQWQIIACARHGATAALVAPFKPKDAELFSIISGFDAAYSAYNGYQAGMERYWTLKYLAQNSISDLTATVMKEGPAGSMLVRADELPLVFPVLGAQSLPRGAQVRVKLGEIDEITLDVTGTVLERLDDEQANQAETESPEDEEEAVAGPIAIAVDMGDGEDAATTKTD; encoded by the coding sequence ATGTATGCACTGTTTGACGACGCTGGCAAATTTCTGGCCGGCCGTATCCTCTCCGAAGCTGAGAGCTCCGCCCAAATTGAATTGGACTCCGGCAAACGGGTCAAGGTCAAAGCAGCGAACCTGCTTCTTAAATTTGACAAGCCCACACCTGCCGAGCTGATCGCGCAGGCGCAAACCCTGTCGGCGGACATCGACCCCCAGCTGGCCTGGGAGTTTGCGCCCGAGCAGGAGTTTGGCTTTGCCGACCTGGCGCGCGACTACTTCTCGGAGAACGCCTCGATCGCCGAACAGGTGGCAGCGCTCTTCACCTTGTTCGAAGCCCCGCACTACTTCCGCCGCGCCGGCAAGGGCCGCTTCAAGAAGGCACCGGCCGAGATCGTGCAGCAAGCGCTGGCCGCCATCGAGAAAAAAGCCCAGATCCAGGCGCAGATCGACGGCTGGGCAGCCGAGCTCGTCAACGGCGAGTGCCCCGCGCCTGTGCAGCAGCAGCTCTACAAGATCTTGTTTCGCCCTGACAAGAACGCGCCCGAGTACAAGGCCGTGGTCGAAGCCAGCCGCAAGGCGCAGCTCGCGCCGCTGGCGCTGCTGCAACAGGCCGGCGCTATCGACTCGTCCTACCAGTTCCACTGGCAGCGCTTTTTGTTCGACAACTTCCCCAAGGGCACGGGCTTTCCGGCCGTCACGGCGCCACTGCCGCCAGCCGATCTGCCGCTGGCCACGGTGGAGGCCTACTCCATCGACGACTCGGCCACGACCGAAATCGACGATGCGCTGTCGGTACAGGGCCTGGGCACCGGCCAGGTGATTGTTGGCGTGCACATTGCCGCGCCAGGTCTCGCGATTGAGCCGGGCTCGGCGCTCGACCATCTGGGCCGCAGCCGCTACTCCACCGTCTACATGCCGGGCTACAAGGTCACGATGCTGCCCGACGAAGTGGTGCAGATCTACACCCTGGATGAGGGCCGCGCCAACCCGGCCGTCTCGCTATACGTCACCTACGACGAAGCCACGCTGGAAGTGCTGAACAAGGAAACCCGCTTGGAGCGCGTGCCGGTGGTTAGCAACTTCCGCTACGACAAGCTCGACCACATCGCCACCGAAGCCTGGCTGACCGACCCGGCGCTGCAGGTCGAGGACACGCCCCAGCCGCTGCTGGACAAGCGCGACGAGCTGAGCTTTCTCTACCGCCTCTCGCGCCACCTCAAGGCCGGCCGCGAAGTGGTGCGCGGCAAGCCCGAGAACTTCAACCGCCCGGACTACAACTTCCGCCTGCAAGGCAATGGCGACCAGGTGCCCAACGGCAGCGAGACCGTGCAGATCTCCGTGCGCAAGCGCGGCGCACCGCTCGATCTGATCGTGGCCGAGGCGGCCATCGTCGCCAACAGCAGCTGGGGCCAGTTGCTGGCCGACTATGGCGTGCCCGGCATCTACCGCAGCCAGGCAAGCCTGGCACCCGGCATCAAGGTGCGCATGTCCACCAAGGCCTTGCCACATGCCGGCATCGGCGTCAAAAGCTATGTCTGGGCCACGTCGCCGCTGCGCCGCTACACCGACCTGGTCAACCAGTGGCAGATCATCGCCTGCGCGCGCCATGGCGCCACCGCCGCCCTGGTAGCCCCGTTCAAGCCCAAGGATGCGGAGCTGTTCTCCATCATCAGCGGCTTTGATGCCGCCTACAGCGCCTACAACGGCTACCAGGCCGGCATGGAGCGCTACTGGACCTTGAAATACCTGGCGCAGAACAGCATCAGTGACCTCACTGCAACAGTTATGAAGGAAGGCCCGGCAGGCAGCATGCTCGTGCGTGCAGATGAACTACCATTGGTGTTTCCGGTGCTGGGCGCGCAGAGTTTGCCGCGTGGTGCCCAGGTCCGGGTCAAGCTCGGCGAGATCGACGAGATCACGCTGGATGTGACCGGAACCGTGCTGGAGAGACTGGACGACGAACAGGCCAACCAGGCCGAGACAGAGTCGCCAGAAGACGAGGAGGAGGCTGTGGCTGGGCCCATCGCAATCGCGGTGGACATGGGCGACGGTGAGGACGCGGCGACTACAAAAACCGATTAA
- a CDS encoding energy transducer TonB: MKFFQFLRSLSTLQLALAVSVLVHAAILSIRFVDPQAFDRVFEDTPLEVILVNAKSNDAPPDKAQAVAQANLAGGGESANSQERATSPMPYSAITNMGDDFEERQRQLDAMQAQQMQLLADLRNQLAQYQPPDTRKASASQAEVEQEEKHQQLLKMLAEIEKRIHEENARPKKRYISPATREEVFAIYYDQLRRKVEDRGTNNFPEAGGRKLYGELVMIMTVNHDGRVLGTEVYKSSGNQQLDRRAEAIAVSSGPFGHFGPALRAKADQIAVVSKFRFTREQTLETANLQ, translated from the coding sequence GTGAAGTTTTTCCAATTTCTTCGATCGCTGTCCACGCTGCAACTGGCGCTGGCTGTGTCTGTGCTGGTGCACGCTGCCATCTTGAGCATCCGCTTTGTCGACCCCCAGGCCTTTGACCGGGTGTTCGAGGACACCCCGCTCGAAGTGATTCTGGTCAACGCCAAGTCCAACGACGCCCCGCCTGACAAGGCCCAGGCCGTCGCCCAGGCCAACCTGGCCGGTGGTGGTGAATCGGCCAACAGCCAGGAGCGCGCCACAAGCCCCATGCCCTACTCGGCCATCACCAACATGGGGGATGACTTTGAAGAGCGCCAGCGCCAGCTCGATGCCATGCAGGCCCAGCAGATGCAACTGCTGGCCGACCTGCGCAACCAGCTGGCCCAGTACCAGCCGCCCGATACGCGCAAGGCCAGCGCCTCGCAGGCAGAGGTCGAGCAGGAAGAAAAGCACCAGCAGCTGCTCAAGATGCTCGCCGAGATCGAAAAGCGCATCCACGAAGAAAACGCCCGCCCCAAGAAGCGCTACATCAGCCCCGCCACACGCGAGGAAGTGTTCGCCATCTACTACGACCAGCTGCGCCGCAAGGTCGAGGACCGGGGCACCAACAACTTCCCCGAAGCCGGTGGCCGCAAGCTCTATGGTGAGCTGGTGATGATCATGACCGTCAACCACGACGGCCGGGTGCTGGGCACCGAGGTCTACAAAAGCTCGGGCAACCAGCAACTCGACCGCCGGGCCGAGGCCATCGCCGTCAGCAGTGGCCCCTTTGGCCACTTTGGCCCCGCGCTGCGCGCCAAGGCCGACCAGATTGCCGTCGTCTCCAAATTCCGCTTCACCCGCGAGCAGACATTGGAAACGGCCAATTTGCAGTAA
- the aroE gene encoding shikimate dehydrogenase, protein MSLPDRYCVMGNPIAHSRSPRIHTLFAQLTDQALVYEAELVALDGFDAALRHLVQAGTRGMNVTVPFKLDAARLADSRSERVLRAGAANTLVVGADGGIHADNTDGLGLVADIVRNAGVALAGQRVLLLGAGGAAAGALAPLMAQAPALLVVCNRTHAKAQDLVDQHADLVQGSATQLQAVEAGALDGLFDVVINATASSLQGAAIPVPGALLRAGALAYDMMYGPAAQPFLQWAAQHGAQGRDGLGMLVEQAAEAFALWRGVRPPSQPVLAQLRSELAAH, encoded by the coding sequence ATGTCCCTTCCAGACCGCTATTGCGTGATGGGCAACCCGATTGCCCACAGCCGCTCACCCCGCATCCACACGCTGTTTGCGCAGCTGACCGACCAGGCGCTGGTCTATGAGGCTGAGCTGGTGGCACTGGATGGTTTTGACGCGGCCCTGCGCCACCTGGTGCAGGCCGGTACCCGGGGCATGAATGTGACCGTGCCCTTCAAGCTCGACGCCGCGCGCCTGGCCGACAGCCGCAGCGAGCGCGTGCTGCGTGCGGGTGCGGCCAACACCTTGGTGGTAGGCGCCGATGGCGGCATTCACGCCGACAACACCGATGGCCTGGGCCTGGTGGCCGATATCGTGCGCAATGCTGGCGTTGCACTGGCCGGCCAGCGCGTGCTGCTGCTGGGCGCCGGCGGCGCTGCTGCCGGCGCGCTGGCGCCGCTCATGGCCCAGGCACCGGCGCTGCTCGTGGTCTGCAACCGCACCCACGCCAAGGCGCAGGATTTGGTGGACCAGCATGCCGACCTGGTCCAGGGCTCGGCCACCCAGTTGCAAGCAGTCGAGGCGGGCGCACTCGATGGCCTCTTCGATGTCGTCATCAACGCCACCGCCAGCAGCCTCCAAGGCGCGGCCATCCCGGTGCCCGGCGCGCTGCTGCGCGCTGGCGCACTGGCCTACGACATGATGTACGGCCCCGCTGCCCAGCCCTTTTTGCAGTGGGCCGCGCAGCACGGCGCCCAGGGCCGCGATGGCCTGGGCATGCTGGTCGAGCAAGCGGCCGAGGCCTTTGCGCTGTGGCGCGGCGTGCGCCCCCCCTCCCAGCCGGTGCTGGCGCAGCTGCGCAGCGAACTGGCCGCCCACTGA
- a CDS encoding transglycosylase domain-containing protein, which yields MKAIARWIGWALLLGIALQLFFVARIAMMASVDPASTAFERSEAWRQLRQDGRLHWRQQWQPLSQISVNLQRAVIASEDDDFVNHDGVLWDAIEKARARNAKAIERAEQRREKALARAQAQAERRGEAFDPSAVQAGPPAKIMGGSTITQQLAKNLLLSSERSLLRKGQELLLTYTLEFLLSKQRILELYLNHAEWGDGVFGAEAAAQRYFGKPAAQLSAYEAARLAVMLPNPKGADKNPNSAYLNRRTTTIAARMRYAELP from the coding sequence ATGAAAGCGATTGCGCGCTGGATCGGCTGGGCACTGCTGCTGGGCATCGCGCTGCAGCTGTTCTTTGTCGCCCGCATCGCAATGATGGCCAGTGTGGACCCGGCGTCGACCGCCTTTGAGCGCAGCGAAGCCTGGCGCCAGCTGCGCCAGGACGGGCGCCTGCACTGGCGCCAGCAATGGCAGCCCTTGTCGCAGATATCGGTCAACCTGCAGCGCGCGGTGATCGCCTCCGAGGACGACGACTTTGTCAACCACGATGGCGTGCTCTGGGATGCAATTGAAAAGGCCCGCGCGCGCAATGCCAAGGCCATAGAGCGCGCCGAGCAGCGCCGGGAAAAGGCCCTGGCACGCGCCCAGGCCCAGGCCGAGCGGCGTGGCGAGGCCTTTGACCCCAGCGCAGTGCAAGCCGGCCCGCCCGCCAAGATCATGGGCGGCTCCACCATCACCCAGCAGCTGGCCAAGAACCTGTTGCTGTCGTCGGAGCGCAGCCTGCTGCGCAAAGGCCAGGAGCTGCTGCTGACCTACACCCTGGAGTTCCTGCTGAGCAAGCAGCGCATTCTGGAGCTGTACCTGAACCATGCCGAATGGGGCGATGGCGTGTTTGGCGCCGAGGCCGCCGCCCAGCGCTACTTTGGCAAACCGGCCGCCCAGCTGAGCGCCTATGAAGCGGCGCGCCTGGCCGTCATGCTGCCCAACCCCAAGGGCGCCGACAAGAACCCCAACTCTGCCTACCTCAACCGCCGCACAACCACCATCGCGGCACGCATGCGCTATGCTGAGCTCCCCTGA
- the ruvC gene encoding crossover junction endodeoxyribonuclease RuvC — MRILGIDPGLQTTGFGVIDVDGQRLSYVASGTIRTTTLNLGDLPGRLKMIFDGICEVSQRYQPDMASVEIVFVNVNPQSTLLLGQARGCALTALVSQNLPVAEYTALQMKKAVVGHGRAAKNQIQEMVRRLLQLPGLPGTDAADALGLAITHAHAGLAMARMAEASPLQRRQHAMYKAGRSY; from the coding sequence ATGAGAATCCTTGGCATCGACCCTGGCCTGCAGACCACCGGCTTTGGCGTCATCGACGTCGATGGCCAGCGTCTGTCCTATGTGGCCAGCGGCACCATCCGCACCACCACGCTGAACCTGGGTGACCTGCCCGGCCGCCTGAAGATGATCTTTGACGGTATCTGCGAAGTCAGCCAGCGCTACCAGCCCGACATGGCCTCGGTGGAAATCGTGTTCGTCAACGTCAACCCCCAGTCCACCTTGCTGCTGGGCCAGGCCCGGGGCTGCGCGCTGACGGCGCTGGTGTCGCAGAACCTGCCAGTTGCCGAGTACACCGCACTGCAGATGAAAAAAGCCGTGGTCGGCCATGGGCGCGCTGCCAAGAACCAGATCCAGGAGATGGTGCGCCGCCTGCTGCAGCTGCCTGGCCTGCCCGGCACCGATGCGGCCGATGCGCTGGGCCTGGCGATCACCCACGCCCATGCGGGCCTGGCGATGGCGCGCATGGCCGAGGCCAGCCCCTTGCAACGCCGCCAGCACGCGATGTACAAGGCCGGGCGCAGCTACTAG